The sequence below is a genomic window from Ignavibacteriales bacterium.
ATATCGAACTCTTCAAAACTTCCTTCATCAAGAAGAAGTTCTAATCGTTCTCTTGCAGTTAGTTTTCCTTTTTTATGTTGAGACTCGATGCGCTTTTCACCGCCGCCAAGTTTAGCCTGCTGACGAAGCGCCATCAACTCTTTTATTTTTTCTTCCATTGCCATTTTATTTACCTGTATTTTTTAATTAGCTCAAAATTTTATTCTGGTTTTTCGCAGAGTTCAGTTAAAACTCCGTATGTTGATTTCGGATGCAGAAAAGCGATGTTCAAACCTTCGGCACCCTTTCTTCCTTTTTCATCTATCAGAAGAATATTTTTTGTTTTCACTTCATCGAGTGAATTTTGTAAACCTTTAACTGCAAATGCAAGATGATGAATGCCTTCGCCTTTTTTTTCTATGAACTTTCCAATTGGTCCATCGGGTGATGTTGATTCCAGGAGTTCAATTTTAGTTTGACCAACCATGAAAAATGCTGTCTTAACTTTTTGATCAGCTACCTCTTCAACAGCATAACATTTAAGACCGAGAACTTCTTCGTAATATTTTTTTGCTTCATCAATATTTTTAACAGCGATACCGATATGTTCTATGTGTGATATATTCATTGATAATCCATTTCACTTAAATTATACATTGTAAATTGTCCGCCGCGGCGGATTATAAATTATACAACAACGTGTTCCTTGTATTCGCCGAATACACTTCGCATTGTATTGCAGATTTCACCTACACTTGCATATACTTTAACTGCTTCAAGAATGTAAGGCATTAAATTAGCGTCACCTTGAGCAGCATTTTTCAGTTCCGCTAATTTTGATTTTACATCTTCATTGTTGCGTTGTGCTTTTATCGAATTAAGGAATTTTATTTGTTCTTCCTGAACCTTCATATCAATTCTTAACAAGTCTTTATGATTTTCTTCTTTAACCTGGAACTTGTTTACACCGACCACTATTTTTTCGTTTGCCTCAAGCTGTTTTTCAAATTTGTATGCAGCGTTTTGAATTTCTGATTGAACATAACCTGCTTCTATAGCTTCGATTACTCCGCCCATCGCGTCGATTTTGTTTATGTAGTTCTCGGCTTCCTGTTCAATCCTGTCGGTCATTTCTTCGACATAATATGAACCGGCAAGCGGATCGATTGTATTCGCGACACCACTTTCATAACCAACTATCTGTTGAGTTCTCAATGCTATCATTACAGCTTGTTCAGTTGGTAATGCAAGTGCTTCATCTCTTGAATTTGTATGAAGACTTTGTGTCCCCCCAAGTACTGCAGCAAGTGTCTGAATCGTAACACGTACAATATTATTATCAACCTGCTGTGCTGTTAATGTTGAACCTGCAGTTTGAGTGTGGAATCTTAACATCATTGATCGAGGATCTTTTGCACCGAACCTGTTCTTCATAATTTTTGCCCAGAGTCGTCTTGCCGCCCTGTACTTTGCTACTTCTTCCAGAAGGTCATTATGTGCATTAAAGAAAAATGAAAGACGTTTTGCAAACTCATCTATATTTAATCCGGCTTTGATAGCTGTTTCAACGTAAGCTATACCATCAGCTAAAGTAAATCCGACTTCCTGAGCCGCAGTAGAACCTGCTTCACGAATATGATAACCTGAAATTGAAATTGTATTCCACTTTGGAGCTTCTTTTGAACAGTACTCAAAAATATTTGTGATCAATCTCATTGATGGCTTTGGGGGATAGATATATGTTCCTCTTGCGACATATTCTTTCAGAATATCGTTCTGTATCGTTCCGCTTATTTTATCTTTTGAAACTCCCTGTTTCTCCGCAACAGCTATATATAAAGATAGAAGGACGGATGCAGGTGCATTGATAGTCATTGAGGTTGATACTTTATCCAATGGAATTTTATCAAATAAAATTTCCATATCGGCAAGAGTATCAATTGCGACTCCAACTTTTCCTACTTCACCATAAGCGATTGGATCATCACTGTCATAACCTATTTGAGTGGGCAGATCAAATGCTACTGATAGTCCAGATTGTCCTTGTTCCAATAAATAACGGTAACGTTCATTTGATTCACGGGCAGTACCAAAGCCTGCATATTGTCTCATTGTCCAGAGTTTACCGCGATACATTGTTGGTTGAATACCGCGTGTAAATGGGTATTCGCCGGGGAAACCAATTTTATCAATGAACTGTTCTGTGGTAGATTCCTGTAGAATGTAAAGAGGTTCAACTTTTGAAAATGAAACTGTAGTAAATTCTTTTTGTCTCTCAGGTGCTTTTTGAATTGATCTTAGATAGACCTGTTCATTCCAGTTCCTGAATCTGTCATTAATTGATTTATTATTTTCTGATGAGTTCAATTTTTTCTCCTTGGAAGTGACGTCTGTTAGTACTTGCGAATAAATTTAGTAAAATATTATTCAAATAAATTATTGTTAAATGAAAATAAATAACGATTGGTTTCTGAAATGTTTTACGAAAAAAATCTTTTTTAATTATTCTGCTGACTAAGGGAAGGTTTATTCTGTGTGTTCTGAATTCCGGGTAACAAACATTTGATATCATTTATCGACTATCTTCATTTTGCACTAAAAAAATGACTCTGTTAGTTACTTTAATTAGTTGAATGAATCATTAGTCATTTTTTGGCAAATAAAAATTAAAGCAATTCATTTAGTCAAAGTGAATGCCAGAAACAACTATTTATGATGTTTGGTTTATAACATTTAGACAAATAAAAATTAATAACGAATAATAAACTCAACGCAATATTGGGAACTACGTTAAAATCTTTTCTCAGAGTTGAGAAGGAACGAACGAGGAACAGCATTTAGGAAATCATTAAGTTCGACAGGATTTACTTAAAGTAATTATTGAAAACAACGCATCAAATCTAAAAGAATTACAATGCTTTTTCTTGCAAAAAGAAAATCGATTATCTATATTTACACGCTAAAATTGAAAGATTCCTGCCGGGGTGGCGGAATTGGTAGACGCACAGGACTTAAAATCCTGTGGGAATTTATTCCCGTGCCGGTTCGAGTCCGGCCCTCGGTACAGGTCTTTAACCAATGTACAATTGAAGTTTTTAATTGTACATTTTTAATTGAAATGGGCTCTTAGCTCAGTTGGTTAGAGCGTCTGCTTGACGTGCAGAAGGTCAAAGGTTCGAATCCTTTAGAGCCCACACTTGTCGTAGACGTCTCCGACTTTTTAATAGAGAAACATGGATAAAATAATAATTACATTTCCAGACGGAAAAAGTTCTGAGTTTAATAAGGGAACAACCGGTTATCAGATAGCACAATCTATCTCACAGCGCCTTGCTGATGAGGCTTTGGCTGTTGAGGTAAATGGATTTGTTAAAGATTTGAATTGTTCAATTAATCAGAATTCAGTTGTTAAGTTTCTTACTTTCGATGATGAAAAAGGTAAGGAAGTTTACTGGCATTCCACTTCTCATTTAATGGCTCATGCAGTTCAATCGATTTACCCGGAAGCAAAATTCGGAGTAGGCCCTGCGATTGATTCCGGATTCTATTATGATATTGATATCAACTCAGCGTTAACAGAAGATGATCTACGTAAGATCGAAGACAGAATGAATGAAATTTCAAAACAGGATCATTCATTTGACCGTAAAGAATTATCCAAATCTGATGCGATTAATTTCTTTCAGAAAAAAGGTGATAACTATAAATTAGAAATTTTATCTGAACTCGATGAAAATTCTGAAGTGATCAGTATCTATAATGAAGGTGACTTCACTGATCTTTGTACCGGTCCTCATCTTCCTTCAGCAGGAAAAATAAAGTATGTAAAACTGCTGAACATATCCGGCTCATATTGGCGTGGAGATGAACACAATAAACAGTTACAAAGGATTTACGGAATTTCTTTCCCCAAAAAGAAAATGCTTGATGATCATCTTTTATTTTTAGAAGAAGCTAAAAAAAGAGATCATAGAAAACTTGGTAAGCAACTTGATCTTTTCAGTATTCATGAAGAAGCTGGCGCAGGTTTAATCTACTGGCATCCCAAAGGTGCAAGAATAAGATTAGAGATTGAAAACTTCTGGCGCGAAGCACATCTTCAAAATGGCTATGAACTACTTTAT
It includes:
- the mce gene encoding methylmalonyl-CoA epimerase; its protein translation is MNISHIEHIGIAVKNIDEAKKYYEEVLGLKCYAVEEVADQKVKTAFFMVGQTKIELLESTSPDGPIGKFIEKKGEGIHHLAFAVKGLQNSLDEVKTKNILLIDEKGRKGAEGLNIAFLHPKSTYGVLTELCEKPE
- a CDS encoding methylmalonyl-CoA mutase family protein; its protein translation is MNSSENNKSINDRFRNWNEQVYLRSIQKAPERQKEFTTVSFSKVEPLYILQESTTEQFIDKIGFPGEYPFTRGIQPTMYRGKLWTMRQYAGFGTARESNERYRYLLEQGQSGLSVAFDLPTQIGYDSDDPIAYGEVGKVGVAIDTLADMEILFDKIPLDKVSTSMTINAPASVLLSLYIAVAEKQGVSKDKISGTIQNDILKEYVARGTYIYPPKPSMRLITNIFEYCSKEAPKWNTISISGYHIREAGSTAAQEVGFTLADGIAYVETAIKAGLNIDEFAKRLSFFFNAHNDLLEEVAKYRAARRLWAKIMKNRFGAKDPRSMMLRFHTQTAGSTLTAQQVDNNIVRVTIQTLAAVLGGTQSLHTNSRDEALALPTEQAVMIALRTQQIVGYESGVANTIDPLAGSYYVEEMTDRIEQEAENYINKIDAMGGVIEAIEAGYVQSEIQNAAYKFEKQLEANEKIVVGVNKFQVKEENHKDLLRIDMKVQEEQIKFLNSIKAQRNNEDVKSKLAELKNAAQGDANLMPYILEAVKVYASVGEICNTMRSVFGEYKEHVVV